Genomic segment of Poecile atricapillus isolate bPoeAtr1 chromosome 25, bPoeAtr1.hap1, whole genome shotgun sequence:
CGAGGGCTGGGCACCTTCAGGACAGAGCTAGGAGGAagccttcctttccttttctctgtgatGGGATAAATGGAGATGTTGTCTCCAGGCCCCTGTTCTGCACCTTGTTTAAACCAGGTTTCATTTCATACCTGCACAGGATCCAATGCATGTTTTGTCTCGGGACATAGAACGTGTGTGTGTCTCATTCTCTAGTGCTCACCACACCTTTCCCATGCCCTCCAGCCTTCCAGGTAACCTTTATTAATAGACTTCCCTTATTCCAGATTTGTAGTGGACTAGCTTTGCTGCAGAAGCACCCCAGAGCATCACTGACTTCCCCAGTAACCATCGTGGTAACAGATTTGATTCCCAAAAATGTTGTAATTATGGACCTTGCATTGGGAGCATTTGTGCTGCTGATCCACGCAGCTGCCTGATGTCTTTTAAGGATACCAAGCTGCTCCTCTCATGCTCTGTTTATCAGAGAGCCCCAATGGATATCTGATTCAAAATTTAGGCACAGGCTACCTCCCTCTCCCTCAGTGTGTGTGTGCCACCACCCCAGACACCCTTCCACTCATGGTGGTACCAGCTGtgctcctttctccttttgcaGGAAGCTGTTGCCAAGCCTCAAAACCAAGAAGCCTCGGGAACTTGTATTGGTGATTGGGACAGGAATTAGTGCTGCAGTTGCTCCCCAGGTCCCAGCACTGAAGTCCTGGAAGGGGCTGATTCAGGCTCTCCTGGATGCTGCTATTGACTTTGATCTCCTGGAAGATGAAGAGAGCAAACGGTTCCAGAAGTGTCTTCATGAAGACAAGAACCTGGTTCATGTTGCCCACGACCTCATTCAGACGCTGTCTCCGGTCAGTGTGCTTGATCTGGGCATAGGATTTGGCTTTTGGAAATAGCCAGGTTTGGTTCTCCAGCAATGGTGCCCCCATCCCAACAATTCCTTTAAGCACAGGGAACCCCAGTGCAATTACTGTGCCAGGTGCCTGAGACATAACCCTGCTGTGGATGTGGGTTTTTGGTATTTCACCTGGACCAAGATGATTGAAGGGATGGAGCACcttcctatgaggaaaggctgagagaactgggattgttAAACCTGGAGAAGAAGGCTTGACCTAGTTGTGGCCTTCCAATACGTGAAGGGAGCTGACAAGAAAGATGGAGGGAGACTGTGGataagggcctggagtgacaggacaagggggaatggcttcacactgccagagggcagggttagatgggatattgggaagaaattcttccctgtgagggtggtgagattgcccagagaagctgtggctgtcccatccatGGGAGTGTTCCAGGGTGGAGGGGCCTGGAGCaactagtggaaggtgcccctgcccatggcacagggacatATGTGCCGAGATAAAACATGCTGTTTAGAGCCATAGAGTAGGCTTGAAGCTGCTTCCCAaaccaaaccagtctgggattctgtgatcctatgaCTATGCTGAAGGAGAGCACCTACTCTGGTGCAGCCCTGCAAGGACCCAGAGCTTTGCAGGGTGCTGGGGAAACGTGGGTAGTTTTTCATGGAGTCATTTGGCATGAGATGTTAAGGGACTGGGCTTTGATCTCAATCTGTCTCCCCTTCTCAGCGCACAAGCAACATTCGCTCAACCTTTTTCAAGGACTGTTTATATGAGGTGTTTGATGACCTGGAATCCAAAATGGAAGATTCTGGGAAGCAGCTGCTTCAGTCTGTACTTCACTTGATGGAAAACGGGGCCCTTGTGTTAACCACAAACTTTGATAACCTGCTGGAGCTGTATGCAGCACACCAGGGGAAGCACCTTGAGTCTCTTGACCTGACTGATGAAAAGAAGGTAAAagattattatttcttttgtcagGGACTGTGGTGGTTTGCAGGATGTGCTCTCATGCTGCCTGAGGGTATTGTACTGATTGTAGTGGTTTAACTGGTGGCAGACAAGCTCCAGGCAGAGGCTCTGACTATCCAGGGCAGCAAGCAGAGGAATGAGGAGGAACGCTCCTTTCTGGAGCGCTGGTTTGCTGGCTGCCATCCAGTGCTCAGGAGGAGTCCTTAAGCCTGCTATTCCTTTGATCTCTGTCCTTGAAACTTCTGGCTTGGCCTTGCTTCCACATAAGGCTTGGGTTGATGTTTCTAACCAGTATGGGAAATTCCACACGAGAtgcaaagctgaatttttatttttataaggtGCTGCAAAGTGCTTTTTATGATGGGTCTCCAGGGCTACAGCCTTCGAGGCTTCCCTCTTGCCCCATGTCCTCTTCCCTGCAATGGCTGGAATGGCTCCTCCTGTTGCActctcagagctgctctcttCATGCCAAcatccctcctcctgccccagtCAGGCTGTGAAACCCTGCCCACCTCATCTCTCCATCAAGGGTTTTACTGGTGGGGAGAATCTCGTCCTTCTGATTGCATGTTAAACACCCCCAATGTTTGTGTCTTGTGCAGTCCTTGCTCTCTTTTCATTCTCATTTCTGTGCTGCACATTTCCTGTGTGACCTCTTAATCTACATGGCTGGAAGTACTTACAGTGTTACAAATAAGTATTCTAATTATCGCAAGCTTAAATGAGCTGAGGTCTGCAGGAGTAAACCGAGAGCCTCAGAAGCGGTCTGAAATGGAGGTCAGCTCAGCTGGTGACTCCCTCAGAGCTAGTAGGGGCCACAAAACAAAACTTGGTAGGCATGAGAAACATGCTGACGTAGGatttgtagggttttttcccctttttctggTCAATCTGGCATTTTGATTGTCTTCTCATCACATTCACCAGTCAGCTGAATTGTTGACCCAAatgagcagcacaggctgtggctgcaggccATAGTGTAGAGGCTGATGGTGGAGAGAAGATGAGGAAGAAGCAGCTTCTTTGGAACGCTTCTCCAAAACGTTACATTTAGCTGTGCTAAATGTGCTGTGGTGGCCAGTGTGATGCACTCACTGACATTGCTGTGGGTTTGTGTTGTGCAGGTGCTGGAGTGGGCACAAGAGAAGAGGAAGCTCAGTGTCCTGCACATCCACGGCGTCTACACCAACCCCAGTGGCATCGTCCTGCACCCGGCCGGCTACCAGAACGTTCTGCGCAACACCGAGGTCATGGTGAGCCACGCTgggcccagctcctgcagctgcagctcccactgggCCAACCTCACATAGGCTCAGCTGGGTTCAGACTGAGCTTTGCAGAGGGTGGGGGAGAATTACATATGGGAGATAGGAGGGGTGAATTCCCTAGCCTGCTAAGGTGCTGGAACACCTCCCACACTTGCTGAAGGATGGCACTGCTGCAGAGCCTCCCCAGGGATAGGGCAGGTGCTGTCTCTTGTGAGGATGAAGCTCACCTTGACCAGGAACATCTTTCCCTTTCTTAAAGCGAGAGATTCAGAAGCTGTATGAAAATAAGTCCTTCCTCTTCTTGGGCTGTGGTTGGACAGTTGATGACACCACGTTTCAGGCCCTGTTTTTAGAGGCTGTCAAGCACAAGTCAGACCTGGAGCACTTCATGCTGGTGCGAAGGGGGGATGTGGATGAGTTCAAGAAATTCCGTGAGAACATGCTGGACAAAGGGATCAAAGTGATTTCCTATGGAGACGAATTCGCTGACTTGCCCGAGTACTTTGAGCGGCTGACAAGCGAGATTGCCATGCGGGGCCGCACAGGTaccaggggctgggggaccctTGGCTGTCACCATGCAGAGTAGACAGGGTTAGTAGCCCCTGTTCTCCATGCCATACAGAGATTCCTGGagcctttttttaaagaaagtgtCTCTAAGagcacttttttaaaaaagagcaaaagTGTCTCTTAAGGGTAGCTGGATTTGTGGGTTGCTTTTCTGAAATTGCTGTATGTTTTAACAGTTTaaacagctgtgctgcttcccACACCTGcaaactttgtttttcatgtGCAGCTGTTTGTTCCCTTTTTAGTGAAGGGGCATTTAGCGTCACTGACCCTCTTGCTGCTCAGCCTGAGCCAATGTTTTTATACAAGAGGTATCACTAATAAATcataaaaatgggggaaagtgGGTTCACTGGCCAGAGCTTTGCTGGCAGGTATTCTGAGGGTTAGCCCAGCCAGGaaagcctgtgtgaaactacCACGTGGGCAGCTGGTTCTCCACCTgacactgatctctgctctgtcccagatGTGCCCAAGGAGGTGCAGCAGCTGAACGGCTCTGCCGCTGCCCACGCCGAGGTAAAGGTAAGGAAGGTTCTCTGGAGCTGAAAGGCTTCACCGTGTTGCTCTCTGGAGTCCCAGGCAGGTTTTCAGCCTTTGCTTCCACACAGGATGCAGCCCCtgagcctcagccctgcccaggccCTGAGCCGTGGCAGGGGCTCCTGGGACAGGCCCAAGCCAGGCCCGCAGCCCTCAGAGGGGCCGGAACCCACCACTGTCCACTGCTGTCCAGCACCGAGCCAGGACCCTTCCGGCAGGGAATAGGCCAGGACAGAGCCTCCACGGATGAACACCTGGTCTAACATAGTAATTGTGGTTTTACTGGGGCTGCATGTGCCTGTGGAGCGCAGCGtcccccagggagctgcagcctcctctaACTTCATACCTAGTGCTtttatattctgtatttcaattaaaaaatgaaacttgagctttttttttttttactggaagcTCTAGTTTTCTAGTCCTGTCTTTTTACTGTACAGTATTTTGTATGTTGAAGTTGTATTAAAGGCCTGCTCACTGAACTTTGGCTACTGTATAATTTAAAGGCCCTTTCACACTGGCGGGAGTTTATCTCCCCCAAACCCAGTAGGAAACAGGTCCTGGTTGGAGGCAAGTTATTTATACACAGAGAACAAATTATGAagtttatttaatataaattatgtCTCTTAGCAGACAGCATTCAATTTATTGCACTATAGCACATCTGCAATACAGAGCTACAAGACATCGTCAGAGAGGTTTGTATTATTCAGTGTAGCACTTCCGACCGGGATCAAGAGGCACTCGGAGGGGGGAGAAAGGGTGCAGGAAAGCAGCAAGCAGCCACCATTCTCTTCCAGTATTtatgtggtttgttttgtttttcctttttactagCAAATAATGCCAAGACCAGTGGGtaggagccaggcagggcacgctgccttcctcctctggacctggctgctgcagctctccagctcctgcccaaaTTCGTGGTGTCTGGGGACCCTGCTCCAGAGTCCGGGTGAGGACAGATATGGGGGACTTTAAGGCAATTTAGCATGTCCCCTCCAGCCTAGCACAGGCCATCACCTTTTTTGGTTTATCAGCTTCAGTGGAGCTGCCATGGGCAGCGACATTAACAGCCAGATCTAATGCTGCCCCTAAGCCCAAGTCCCTCCTGTCTCCTCCCTAAGCTGGtcaaaaaatcaaaagcagctcaaaaaaaaagccttcaaaCCCACCAAAAAGCACAGCAGATCCTGGCACAGCCCACCCCCCCCGTGCAGCACGAACAATACAAAGCTCTGGATTCGGCCTCCCCGCAAGGGAGCCTGCGTCACTGGACACAGAATGGAGGAACCCAGGGAAGGGCTTTTTCTGGATAAAATGGGGGTTTATCCAAAAAAAGCACTCCTCATGCTGCTATTCCTCCATTCTGTTCTGCACTACACGGGAAAGACTAGTTGGTGACAGGGTAAAGCAGGTTCTTCTGGGACATCTGCACACAGCGATTTGGTGTTTAGGCCTTCATGAGCGCTGCGACCACGGCCTTGGCGTTAAGGCTTCGCAGATCACAGTAGGTTTGTCCGGTACCAACGAAAACGATGGGCTTGCTCGTGATGTAGGTCATGGAGATGGCGGCACCCACCTGCCAGGAACAAGCAGCACCATGAAATCCAGTGCTCCCCCTCAGGGAGCTCATCACTCACTCATCCCCCATGTGTGGAAACCAGACTTATAAATTAGGGTTCAATGGCTTAAATGCAAGAAGAAAGTGCAGGAGTGCCCTGTGTTTGACAATTCCCATCTCTCCCCTGCAGTCACCATCAGGAAGTTGTGTGCAGTCACCTCAGCAGCCTCCTTACCTTGTCATCGATGGTATCGAACTTGGTGAGGACGATCCCATCGATGAGCCGCGGTGTCTGGGCCATAGAGTGATCAGCCAGGGCCTTGTTGAACTTGacctgagggagaaaaaagatcCAAGAAAAGCATTTGTGGTGCTGCCACCATCCAATTCTCAGGTAAAACCTACAGAAATGGGTTTCTTTCCCTCTTGGTCTCTCAGGAACAAAGCCTCCACACTCACCAGCTGATCCACAGCCTCATTTCCCACCAGTGCTTCCCCAACAAACAGGACCAGGTCGGGAGCGTTGACAGCAATGAGTTTGGCCAGTGCTGTCATCAGGGGTGCATTGTCCTGCATGCGTCCCGCCGTGTCCACCAGCACCACGTCAAAGCCCTGGTTCcgagctggggaagggaggcGGCATGAAGGACGGTGCTGCCCCAGCACCGCGCCAGCCGCCCCCGGCTCTGCACATACCATAGGAGATGGCCTCCATGGCGATGCCCGCAGCGTCCTTGCCGTATCCCTTCTCGTAGAGCTGCACCATGGTGCGCCCGCCGTGGCTCTCCGGAGGGTGCAGCGCGTTGAGGCGGCGCGTGTGGGTGCGCAGCTGCTCCACCGCTCCCGCCCGGAACGTGTCGCAGGCGGCAATGAGGACGCTGAAGCCGTTCTCGATGAGCCAGAACGAGATCTGCAGGTGGCAACAGATCAGAAAAGCCTGTTAGTAGCTGCACAGCCTGACCCCATCACCCCAGTCCTGTGATCAGGATCCTGTCCTGCCTTGGCCAGGTTGGTGGACTTCCCGACACCGTTGACACCACAAAAGGTTACGACGTAGGGCCGGCGATGGCGCTGGGCATCCATGACATCACGGAGCACATCCACACggcgctggggctgcaggatctGCACCAGGGCCTCCTGCAGCGCCTGCTTCACTGTCGAGGTTACCGCTGGGAAAAGGGGACAGAAGGACATGTCACACATGGGGAATATTCCTGAGCTCCAAACCACACACAGGATGCCACCTGGACACTTACTGGTGAACGTTCCCATCACCTTCCCTTCCAGTTTCTTGGCCACAGATTCACAGAGCTGCACTGCAATCTCAGCTGCCACATTTTTAGCTTTGAGGAAGACAGAGCAGGGAGTCAGTGCTGCTGAGAAGGTTATGCAAGTCCCACATCAGTGTCAAGGGAAGGATGGAGTCGGTGTGCAGGATTCCCTCCAGACCTGACTGCTGCCCCCCTTTTGTGCAGGGCTCCCCCAGGGTGAGACAGGAACCCACCACAGTTCCTGTGagcaaaaatatcccaaaccaTGGGCACTACCCACACTGGGGCCTACCCAACAGAGCACAGGGAACCGCCACTAATCCCTCATACCACAGATCCAGACGTACCAATCAAGTGATCCTTCATCTTCTCCAGCACAGGGTCCATGTCCTCTCTGGTCAAGCTCTTGGAACCCACCAGTCCTTTCAGCATGCCAAACATGCCCCCCAGGCCACCCTTCTTCACGCTGTGGGGACACAGAAGAGTCACACTGAGGTTTGAGAGTGACCATCTGCAAAGGTCAGATCCAGAAGGGCTTTCCCTGAGCAGACAAACACATCAGTTTGTGCTTCCTGCATTACTGGTTAGACTGGAACAGGAGTTACAGGAGAGAAATCAAGAACCATGTGACAAACAAGGGCTGTGGAAGCCTCTACCTGGGTTTTGAAGGGTTCTGGACAACTTTCTCCTCTTCAGCTTCATCATCACTCTCGTACTCCAGGTCATAGAGGCGGCCAGGCACCCGATTTTTGTCCCCCAGGGCCTGTGAGGGGAAGAATCAGCTTTATGGGCTGCTTGCCACAATCACTGCTTCATGTTTCTTCATGATCCCTTCTCATCCAGGCACAGAGACTGGGCTGGGTTCATAATGCCCAGCTGATCCCAGAGAATGCACAACAGCAGATGGAGCCTGGCTTTTCCTTACCATGTCAGGGTCAAACTCCTCCACAGGACAAGCCTCCGCGCTGCCGTTGGTAGCGGAATTACTGTAATCAAGTACTTTGGCATTAGAGTTCCCCAGATCCCACACCCGGGgcttcttccccttctccttctgTGCATCGGGTTTCGGAGATCTGGTGGAACAAAGGCCAGAAACACACTGTGTTCAGTTCAGGGAAACAGCAGCCTTCAGCTCCTTAGgagatgtgaaaaataaaagcttggATTACCCAAAAAGGCAGAAATCAACCAATCCAGTCTCCAGAATTTATTTATCTGAACTTTAGTCCTGTATGGCATCCCTTCCCCTTAAGCCAGGTATCAATGCACTGCTGCTGTCTGCTCACTAAAGATAGGTCTGGACCTCTCCCAGGGTTTCTGGATCTCCCAAAAGAGAAAATCAAGTTCTGTTACCCCTCTAGGATGCCCAGGTGTCTCCTCACAGTCTTTTTAGCAaggagggaaatgagggaagtaATGCAGGGATTATTTCCAGGGGTCACCAAAAGGAGAGACTCAGCCATGACCTAGTTGGAAGCATAGGCAAAACTCATCACAGATGAGGGTGATGCCCTCATCACCTACCTGGACTTCTCCCCAGCTTTCATGTGTCTCCTGAAGAATTCCTCCCGGTTCTTCTGCAGGATTTCATCCTTGGTCAgttcctccttctcccctgcTGCCGAGAGCTGCTTGTCACTCGCAGATGCTTTACTGGGCACTGCCACAGCTTCAGTTCCTGACAGGAAGAGCCCCAACACAAGCTCAGTCCAGCTCCAAGTGGATTGGGAAAGCACAGGCTGCAACACATTGCTCTGGAATATTTATTTCCCTTCCATTTATCTTCCCCATCAACTCACCATCCTTTTTGGAACCTTTGTTCTTCTTGTTCTTGACCTTCTCCTTTGGTTTCTCCCCTCGGGTTTCAATCATACACTTGACAGTCTTCTGGGATTTCAGAGACTGCTCAAATGTCTTCATTACCGTGGGAGCTCGGACTTTGCTGCTCTCCTCTGCATCCCTGCAGGGAGATGACCCATT
This window contains:
- the FAM118B gene encoding protein FAM118B isoform X2; amino-acid sequence: MASTVSLGKETLLEDGMPPAKKPRKLLPSLKTKKPRELVLVIGTGISAAVAPQVPALKSWKGLIQALLDAAIDFDLLEDEESKRFQKCLHEDKNLVHVAHDLIQTLSPRTSNIRSTFFKDCLYEVFDDLESKMEDSGKQLLQSVLHLMENGALVLTTNFDNLLELYAAHQGKHLESLDLTDEKKVLEWAQEKRKLSVLHIHGVYTNPSGIVLHPAGYQNVLRNTEVMALFLEAVKHKSDLEHFMLVRRGDVDEFKKFRENMLDKGIKVISYGDEFADLPEYFERLTSEIAMRGRTDVPKEVQQLNGSAAAHAEVKDAAPEPQPCPGPEPWQGLLGQAQARPAALRGAGTHHCPLLSSTEPGPFRQGIGQDRASTDEHLV
- the FAM118B gene encoding protein FAM118B isoform X1 is translated as MASTVSLGKETLLEDGMPPAKKPRKLLPSLKTKKPRELVLVIGTGISAAVAPQVPALKSWKGLIQALLDAAIDFDLLEDEESKRFQKCLHEDKNLVHVAHDLIQTLSPRTSNIRSTFFKDCLYEVFDDLESKMEDSGKQLLQSVLHLMENGALVLTTNFDNLLELYAAHQGKHLESLDLTDEKKVLEWAQEKRKLSVLHIHGVYTNPSGIVLHPAGYQNVLRNTEVMREIQKLYENKSFLFLGCGWTVDDTTFQALFLEAVKHKSDLEHFMLVRRGDVDEFKKFRENMLDKGIKVISYGDEFADLPEYFERLTSEIAMRGRTDVPKEVQQLNGSAAAHAEVKDAAPEPQPCPGPEPWQGLLGQAQARPAALRGAGTHHCPLLSSTEPGPFRQGIGQDRASTDEHLV
- the SRPRA gene encoding signal recognition particle receptor subunit alpha, which translates into the protein MLDFFTIFSKGGLVLWCFQGVRGPAATAPVNALIRSVLLQERGGNNSFTHEALTLKYKLDNQFELVFVVGFQKILTLTYVDKLIDDVHKEFRDKYRNEFQQKGALGLLNGTFDFKDDFMRLLRDAEESSKVRAPTVMKTFEQSLKSQKTVKCMIETRGEKPKEKVKNKKNKGSKKDGTEAVAVPSKASASDKQLSAAGEKEELTKDEILQKNREEFFRRHMKAGEKSRSPKPDAQKEKGKKPRVWDLGNSNAKVLDYSNSATNGSAEACPVEEFDPDMALGDKNRVPGRLYDLEYESDDEAEEEKVVQNPSKPSVKKGGLGGMFGMLKGLVGSKSLTREDMDPVLEKMKDHLIAKNVAAEIAVQLCESVAKKLEGKVMGTFTTVTSTVKQALQEALVQILQPQRRVDVLRDVMDAQRHRRPYVVTFCGVNGVGKSTNLAKISFWLIENGFSVLIAACDTFRAGAVEQLRTHTRRLNALHPPESHGGRTMVQLYEKGYGKDAAGIAMEAISYARNQGFDVVLVDTAGRMQDNAPLMTALAKLIAVNAPDLVLFVGEALVGNEAVDQLVKFNKALADHSMAQTPRLIDGIVLTKFDTIDDKVGAAISMTYITSKPIVFVGTGQTYCDLRSLNAKAVVAALMKA